AATCGCCCCAACAATTACCGTGCCTAAACGTTGGGATAGGCGCAATTCTCTACGGAACAACACTTCCCCAATGACAATCGCACTCATGGCAATTACTACGGTTCCAGAACCCATGGAAATATCTGAGAAGCCATTGGATTGAGCCACTAAAGCCCCACTGAGTGCAATAAGTCCATTGGCTAACATCAGGGCAAGTCTTTTGGTTTGATTGACTTTAATGCCTAAGGAAAGCGCCATTATTTCATTATCTCCGGTAGCAATTAAGGCTTGGCCTAAGTCCGTTCGGAAGAAATAGCCTAGTAAAGCAACCAGAATCACAACAAAGACCAAACCCAGCACTAATTTTTGCGTTGTCCCATTAGCAATCCATTGACTAATCGTATCATAAATCGTTTCAAAACCCCGCAAGCTTAAATTAGGCTTCTCCATAATGCGCAAATTAATCGAGTACATACCCGTTAAGGTGATAATACTACTTAATAAGCCTGGAATTTCAAAAAAGGTCGTCAACGCTCCGGTAATCCACCCAGCAAAGATTCCGGCCAAAATCGCCAGCAAGGTGGCTAAGACGGGATGCAAGCCCTGGGTGATCAAAAAGACTCCCAAAGCTGCCCCTGCCGTGAAGGAAGCTTCACTCGTCAAATCAGCGAAATTTAAGATACGAAAACTAATATAAAGGCCTAGCCCCATGATGCCCCATAAGACACCTTCTGCTACTGCGCTGTAATATACTTCCATAAAACTTACCCATCCTCAAATCTATGAATTTATTTCGCCAAATCAGTCGCTTCCCCTAATACATCTTCTGGAAGCGTCAAACCTAAACGTTCTGCTGTTTCAGAGTTGACGACAGTCGTTAAATCGGATACATATTCCACAGCTGTCTCGCTAATATTAGCGCCGTCGAGTAATTTTTGTAAGAAATCAGCTGCTTGTATGCCGATTTGCTTCTGACTCATGGCAACACCTGCTAAAGCGCCTTGTTCCACCATCACTTCAACACCCGTGTATACTGGTATACCTGCTGCATCACTAACATCTACTAAGGTTTCAAAGGCACTAGCAATCGTGTTATCAGATCCAACGTAGATAGCATCAACTTCATTAACTAAGCTTTGTGCAACCATTTGCATGTCCATGGCCGAGTCAATTCCTTCTAGGACGGTCTCAAAGCCAAGTGCTTCAGCAGCCGCTGCTGCATCTTCCATTTCTGTCAACGAGTTATCTTCACTCGTTGTATATAGTAAGCCAATTTTCTTCACATCAGGGGTAATGGCTTGAACGAGTTCGAATTGTACATCGAGTGGCACATAGTCGCTGATACCTGAGATATTTCCACCGGGTTGATCGAGGGAATCCACTAAATTAACTGAAAGCGGATCGGTTACACCAGTTAGAATAATTGGAATATCGCTCGTTTCATTCTGCACGGCTTGGGCTACCGGTGTGGTAATAGCAAAGATGTAATCAGGATTATTGGAGACAACTTGCTGGGAAATCGTGCTTAAAAGATTCATATCCCCTTCAGCATTCTGGTAGTCAAGGGTCATGTTCTCCCCTTCGATATAGCCATTCGCCTCAAGCCCTTCGATCACACCTTCGCGGATTAAATCTAGGGACGGGTGTGATACCAGCTGGATAATGGCTACGTTTAAATCTGTTTCTTCACTGGCATTGGCAACCGGAGCAGCGAAACTTGTGAAGGCTAAAACTAAGGCGAGTACGTATTGGATAATTTTCTTCATGATGATTCCTCTTTCTTTAAACTCAAAAAAACTAGCACACACTATGTGCTAGTTTTCCATAATACCACATAGTATGTTCTTAGACATCTACGTGGTAAACAATGTGCTGGCCACATAGATACAATCCCAGTGTACACTGAATTGGTTGTATCCATGGACATGCGCCAAGTTTACAACCTATCTATGCCAGTTTTGCCAGCGATATTCAATTGCAAAAACTTGTTTATGCATGTCAGTGGCTCCTCTCTCTTTTTGATATATTTATCTTATGGGATTGTTGTTACTTTGTCAAGTGGTTTATCATTAATTTTTCATTTTCTCTCATATCTGAGAGTCGCCTAATCGGTATTTTTAGTGTACAATATGCTTTGTAGCCTAATTTTAGGGAGGTTTTAAGATGTCATTTGATGGATTTTTTACCCGACAAATGCTTAATGAATTAAAGGAACAGCTTGTGGGCGGTCGTGTAAGCCGTGTTTTTCAGCCTTTTGAGCAGGAAATACATCTGGTTATTCGCTCGAAACGCCAAAATCACCGGCTGGTTGCTTCCATTCATCCAACATATTACCGACTGCATTTGAGTCAAGAGCGCCCAGCCAATCCCACCCATGCCCCAATGTTTGCGATGTTGCTGCGCAAGCATTTAGAGAATGCGAGTTTGTTAGATATTCAACAAATTGGCAATGATCGGGTTGTCCGTTTAATTTTTAGTGGGCGTGATGAACTGGGCGATTTGAAAAGTTACCACTTAATGATTGAATTAATGGGTCGGCATAGTAATATCGTCTTAGTAGATCCTAAGCGCGAAATCATTATTGATTGTATTAAGCATGTGCCTGCTTCCTTGAACTCCTACCGGACCCTTCAAGCCGGGGCAGATTACCGTTTACCGCCTAGCCAAGCGACCCAAACAAATATTACCACGCTTTCTGCTTATGATTTAAAGCAGTGGTGCCATTTACATGCCGAATCCTTAGCTGCTGGTGAAGGCTTCCGCATTATCCAAGGCTTGAGTAAATTAGCCGCCCAGGAAATTGCCCACACGATTCATACGAAAGAAATCTCGGCATATGATGCTGTCCAAGACTTTTTGGAAAAGTTGGCGGTTGGACCAGGCGTAATGATTGAAGCAGATAAACCAGTATTCTATGCCTTTGATTTGAGCTATATTGCTGGTGAACGTACGGCCTTTGATAATCTAAGCGCCTTGGTCGATGCCTACTATGCCCACCGAGTGCATACTGATCGGATTAAGCAGATGACCGGCAATATCATTCATCAATTGGAGCAAATTATTGCCCGCAATCAAACTAAATTAGAGCATTTAGCCAAAGATCGCCAAATTGCCGAGAACTCTGAAACTTACCGCATTTACGGCGAATTACTAAGTGCCTATGCCCATGAGGTAGAAAAGGGTCAGGCTATGGTGGCCTTGCCGAATTACTATGAGGAGAATGCCCCGCTAGATATTCCACTAGACCCGGCCAAGTCTCCGATTGAAAATAGTCAAAGTTACTTTAAGAAATACAGTAAATATCGGGATTCCTTAAAGTATATTGACAAAGAAACGGGCAAAGCCCGTCAGGAAATTGCCTATTTAGAAAGTGTGCTCGTTCAAATTGCCCAGGCGGATATTGAAGATATTGAGGATATTAAACAAGAATTACGGGAGGAAGGCTATCAAGCCCAGAAGCATGGCCAGACGAAAAAACGCTCTAAGACCAGCTCTAAGCCACGGCGCTATCGCTCTTCGGATGGGGTTATGATTTATGTCGGGCGTAATAATCACCAGAATGATGAACTCAGTCTGAAACGAGCCAGCAAGAATCATTGGTGGCTGCATACTAAGAATATTCCTGGTTCCCATGTCATCGTTGAATCCGATCGGCCGAGTGAGCAAACAATGCTTGAAGCTGCTGAAATTGCTGCCTATCATTCCAAGTCGCAATATTCAGCCAATGTACCGGTTGATACCGTCCAAGTGAAGCATTTGCGTAAGCCTAATGGCGCCAAGCCGGGCTTTGTGATTTATGAAGGCCAACAAACCTTATATGTGACCCCTGTAGAAAGCGCAATCAAGGCTAGGGAAGTAACTGACAATTAAAAAACTGACCGAATCAATCCTGGGTGGATAAATTCGGTCAGTTTTTGTCATTAGATTAATACTTCAAAAGCTTCGGTTAATTGTGGAATCACTTGTTTCTTGCGCGATACAACGCCTGGAAGGGTTAATTGATCTTGGCTAATGACTTGGTCAAACGCACCTTCGACTGCGCGACTTTGTTCACCGATCACTAAGGCGATGGAGTCGCTGTCTAAGATATCCGTGACAAGCAGGATGAATAAATCCAAATCAGCTGCCTTAGCTTCAGCGCGCATTGTATTAAGAATGGCTTCCTTGCGTTCGAGCACTTCATCGAAACCAACCGTGTTTACTTGGCCGATGCGGACATTGTAGCCTGCCATGTTGAAGTTTTTCGAATCAGATGACAGAATGTCTAAATCAGATTTATCGGTTAAGTTTGTCCCTGATTTCAGTAATTCAAGACCGTAAGTTTCTAAATCAACTTGCGCTAATTTAGCCAGTTCAATGGCAATATTCTGGTCTTCTTTAGTGGCTGTTGGTGATTTGAAAAGGAGTGTATCTGATATCACTGCTGAAAGCATCATTCCTGCAATTGAGGTTGGAATGTCGATGCCTTTTTCTTGGAACATCTTGTACAGTACGCTAGCGGTACAACCAATTGGCTCGCAGCGATAGTATAGAGGTTGAGCTGTCTCAAAGCCACTAATTCGGTGGTGGTCAACGACGAAATCAACTTCGACTGCTTCAATATCATCAACGGATTGTTGCGGCTCATTATGGTCAACGAGAGCCACGTGTTCTACTTCATTGCTGGCTGTTCGAATAACGCGGGGTGCTTCAATATTGAAAGTATCTAGCGCAAATTGCGTTTCATCATTAGGCGTTCCGAGTGCTACCGGCTCTGCTTCATAACCTAAGCGTTCCAAATAATAGCTCATGGCAATGGCGGAACCAATTGCATCGGTATCTGGATTTTTGTGTCCGAAAACTAAATATTTTGACATGAGATGCCTCCTGAAAAATTTATTATGCTGTTCTTTATTGTAGATGATTTTCGTGCGCTTGTCCATGTCTTATTCTTGTGAATCAGACTGATGCGCTTGTTCAAAGAGTTCGATTTGGTCGACATACATATCGAGCACTTGGCCTAAATCAGCTAGACCCGGTACTTCACTACCGTTGGTCAGACGCTCCGTCAGCTTCAAGGCGCCTGGTTCAAGCCTTTGCGTAGCTCCGGTATCACCTAGAATGCAAACCGGTAAATCAGGGGTTTGGACTGGTAAAGCCTTTAATACCCGGTGTGGATTCTTCTTGAGTTGCTTGTAAAGGAGGGTTCCGCGACTGCCCCGACTTGCTTCAGTAATTACCTCAAGGGCAAAATGTTTGAGATAGCCTCGTTGGGACAAGGCTAGGAGACTTGTTTGCCTACTTGGGGATGCAATTAGATTGGCTGCTGCGATGTAGTCGTCGTCTTTCAAGTTCATGGCCACAACCCCTTGGGCTTTCGGGCCATAGGTTGACACGTCACTTAAGGCGTAGCGTAAGCTGTA
This region of Suicoccus acidiformans genomic DNA includes:
- a CDS encoding ABC transporter permease, producing MEVYYSAVAEGVLWGIMGLGLYISFRILNFADLTSEASFTAGAALGVFLITQGLHPVLATLLAILAGIFAGWITGALTTFFEIPGLLSSIITLTGMYSINLRIMEKPNLSLRGFETIYDTISQWIANGTTQKLVLGLVFVVILVALLGYFFRTDLGQALIATGDNEIMALSLGIKVNQTKRLALMLANGLIALSGALVAQSNGFSDISMGSGTVVIAMSAIVIGEVLFRRELRLSQRLGTVIVGAIIYRLILVFVLRLGFNPNDFRLISATVLAIFLAVPSIQRRLRQRKGI
- a CDS encoding ABC transporter substrate-binding protein, which produces MKKIIQYVLALVLAFTSFAAPVANASEETDLNVAIIQLVSHPSLDLIREGVIEGLEANGYIEGENMTLDYQNAEGDMNLLSTISQQVVSNNPDYIFAITTPVAQAVQNETSDIPIILTGVTDPLSVNLVDSLDQPGGNISGISDYVPLDVQFELVQAITPDVKKIGLLYTTSEDNSLTEMEDAAAAAEALGFETVLEGIDSAMDMQMVAQSLVNEVDAIYVGSDNTIASAFETLVDVSDAAGIPVYTGVEVMVEQGALAGVAMSQKQIGIQAADFLQKLLDGANISETAVEYVSDLTTVVNSETAERLGLTLPEDVLGEATDLAK
- a CDS encoding Rqc2 family fibronectin-binding protein — its product is MSFDGFFTRQMLNELKEQLVGGRVSRVFQPFEQEIHLVIRSKRQNHRLVASIHPTYYRLHLSQERPANPTHAPMFAMLLRKHLENASLLDIQQIGNDRVVRLIFSGRDELGDLKSYHLMIELMGRHSNIVLVDPKREIIIDCIKHVPASLNSYRTLQAGADYRLPPSQATQTNITTLSAYDLKQWCHLHAESLAAGEGFRIIQGLSKLAAQEIAHTIHTKEISAYDAVQDFLEKLAVGPGVMIEADKPVFYAFDLSYIAGERTAFDNLSALVDAYYAHRVHTDRIKQMTGNIIHQLEQIIARNQTKLEHLAKDRQIAENSETYRIYGELLSAYAHEVEKGQAMVALPNYYEENAPLDIPLDPAKSPIENSQSYFKKYSKYRDSLKYIDKETGKARQEIAYLESVLVQIAQADIEDIEDIKQELREEGYQAQKHGQTKKRSKTSSKPRRYRSSDGVMIYVGRNNHQNDELSLKRASKNHWWLHTKNIPGSHVIVESDRPSEQTMLEAAEIAAYHSKSQYSANVPVDTVQVKHLRKPNGAKPGFVIYEGQQTLYVTPVESAIKAREVTDN
- a CDS encoding manganese-dependent inorganic pyrophosphatase produces the protein MSKYLVFGHKNPDTDAIGSAIAMSYYLERLGYEAEPVALGTPNDETQFALDTFNIEAPRVIRTASNEVEHVALVDHNEPQQSVDDIEAVEVDFVVDHHRISGFETAQPLYYRCEPIGCTASVLYKMFQEKGIDIPTSIAGMMLSAVISDTLLFKSPTATKEDQNIAIELAKLAQVDLETYGLELLKSGTNLTDKSDLDILSSDSKNFNMAGYNVRIGQVNTVGFDEVLERKEAILNTMRAEAKAADLDLFILLVTDILDSDSIALVIGEQSRAVEGAFDQVISQDQLTLPGVVSRKKQVIPQLTEAFEVLI